AAGTCAAGAAGTTATTACCTCAGTCCTCTTCAATACATGACCAATTGGATCTTCCATGTTTGCAAGTGTACGGATGGAGTTGGCAAGGCTGGATATCTGTTCATATACACTTAGTATCGATATTCACCAAGAAAAGACAGGCATTGAGACTTTATAAGGCAGCATCTAATGCtatatatttgtgtaaatgtgaaatCAGTCTATTGAATTAGTAACAAAGTGAAAATCAGTCAATCAGGAGAATTTAAAAGATCTCAAATCTTGCCTTTCCAGGTTTCATTGCCAATCTTGATACTAGGGCCTTTTCATATCCACTCTGTTGAGCTTCAGCAACATCAGCTTCATTTTCAGTACTGATCAGTTTTTCATTTGCTTCAAGGGCATCAGCTATATCCAGCAAAATTTTTCTCCTCTCTTGAGAAGAGATTGCCTATGGAATGTAAACTGCGTATAAAAAATCATGCTAACGTTCCATACAAAGAAATGGGCAATTACCTGCAGCCTTCTCGAACTTTCCCTTGCTGCAACAGCCATATCACGAGCACCAACATCCTTTTGTGGAGTCCACAAATGAGCATCTTGATGGAAAAGGGTACCGATACGATCTCCTTTGAGGACCTTAAGGATATTCCCAGGAGCGTAGCCACTGCAAATGAACATGGAAAGAACCATTTAGATTGAAGTAacattcatattatataaaagaaaatgaaatttgaatggaAAATCCATTCATCCTAGGCTACATTCAGTTTCAAAGAAGCATGGTTTAGTAAACTAGGAACATCTTATCCCTTTTCGCAAAAGCATGTGATATAACATGGGGTTGTCTACCACCTCCTGAAATAACCTACCGGTGTCCTGAATCATGGGGTTGATTAAATCTTCAGTTTCCTATTTTAGTGGTATAGTGCATGATATTCATGGAACAATTATTAATAGATATAAAGAAAGGGGGAGGAGATTCCTGAAACACTCAGAAACAAAACATACCTAGTGATAACAACAGGAATGCCAGCGTATGCAGCACCAGTAGCAGCTTTAACTTTAGCAGTCATACCACCTCTTCCCACCCTAGACTTGTCGCCAAAGGTAATTTCGCCTTGATGGCGTTCCTTAACATATGTATGGATTAACTTTGAGTGAGGATCACTTGGTGGCCCACTATATAGACCATCTACATCGCTTAACAAAACAAGGAGATCAGCTTTTAGCTCCAAAGCTAAAAGTGCTGCCAAACTGTCGTTGTCCCAAAATATACCAGAAGAATCCTGAGAATAGTTGTAAAAAACAAACAGTTGAGATAAGTAAAGatgtcaaaaagaaagaaattaattaattatgtttgaaGACCcctaagaaaaataagaaagaaggtTTTGAATTATTGGTCACAATCacaaagaaatatttattcaaaactACGGATCCCAAAGCAGATCAGACGAACGATAGAAAGAGCAAGTATCAAACCTCATAGGGAGCTTTCCTGGTACTGACTGCATCATTCTCATTGAAGATTGGAACAACCTTAAGAGTGAGTAATGATTTCACCGTATCACTAAGTTGTCTTCTAAAATCTTTATCCCTAAAATCATTATCAGTAACCAGAAGCTGAGCAGATGTAACATCCAGCTgccaagaaattaaaaagaacatgtcaaacaaaaaatccatttattgACTAGTTTTAAATTAGCTATCTGACCAGAGCCAAACAAATAAGTTAATGAACTAGAAGATATTCTTgagttaaaaaatttgaatgaaaaaaagaactacactAAGAGTGGTCATCACCTGACTAAACAATGTGTCATAGAGAGCCATAAGACTGTTTTGGCCAACAGCTGCGCATGCCTTCCCATCAAGATCAACTTGTGGTTTTTGAAGGTCGGCAAAACTACATTATTCATAATACAatcttagaaaataaaagtaaatcaaatttcattgtCATCTTAATCAATTTAGTTGCAACTTAtctgaaaaaaagaaatacctGCTATTAACAAGCTTCCTATACCGGAGCCTTTGACGACCAATACCAACAGCACCAGATGAAACCAAAATAACCTCATATTCTTGAGAGTTCAATTCCTTGATCTGCATTTCCaattaaaatcttattattgaaatgaaagagaataaataaataaaagccACCGAAACCCGAACCCGAAGCTGATaatgaaagggaaaaaatgtcaaatcacTACAAACTTGTAGAAAACTCGAGTTAtgaataaattgtaaataccTGCTCACACAATGCTCCTAATCTGCCTAAGGCTAATCTTC
This DNA window, taken from Cucumis sativus cultivar 9930 chromosome 6, Cucumber_9930_V3, whole genome shotgun sequence, encodes the following:
- the LOC101210588 gene encoding delta-1-pyrroline-5-carboxylate synthase — encoded protein: MDSMDRSRTFLRDVKRLVIKVGTAVVTRSDGRLALGRLGALCEQIKELNSQEYEVILVSSGAVGIGRQRLRYRKLVNSSFADLQKPQVDLDGKACAAVGQNSLMALYDTLFSQLDVTSAQLLVTDNDFRDKDFRRQLSDTVKSLLTLKVVPIFNENDAVSTRKAPYEDSSGIFWDNDSLAALLALELKADLLVLLSDVDGLYSGPPSDPHSKLIHTYVKERHQGEITFGDKSRVGRGGMTAKVKAATGAAYAGIPVVITSGYAPGNILKVLKGDRIGTLFHQDAHLWTPQKDVGARDMAVAARESSRRLQAISSQERRKILLDIADALEANEKLISTENEADVAEAQQSGYEKALVSRLAMKPGKISSLANSIRTLANMEDPIGHVLKRTEVSDGLVLEKTSSPLGVLLIVFESRPDALVQIASLAIRSGNGLLLKGGKEARRSNAILHKVITEAIPESIGGTLIGLVTSREEIPDLLKLDDVIDLVIPRGSNKLVSQIKNSTKIPVLGHADGICHVYVDKSADLEMSKRIVLDAKIDYPAACNAMETLLVHKDLVQTGGLNELVVNLRIEGVTLNGGPRASSLLNIPEARTFHHEYNSLACTLEIVDDVFDAIDHIHQHGSAHTDCIVTEDHEVAEVFLRQVDSAAVFHNASTRFSDGARFGLGAEVGISTSRIHARGPVGVEGLLTTRWILRGSGQVVDGDKGVVYTHRDIKIES